A stretch of the Pseudomonadota bacterium genome encodes the following:
- a CDS encoding AAA family ATPase, giving the protein MLTRLRVRGFKNLLDVDVRFGPFTCFVGENGAGKSNLFDVINFLRLLMDAPVHEAFARTREVQGRAADVNSMFTSFGDFRAPEVRITADMLLEREVEDDFGTGASACISSVRYEIAFRPDEDQPAGVVLDHESLQPTRIAEARQLGFDASSDFKTSAVSGRRAGGPFLSTKDGAAHVHQEGHQGRGRQVPLTRTSRPIIQSATAEFPTLLAARREMQGWKTLMLEPTAMRAPSEYAGPQRIDQRGAHLAGALQRLHKGAGAAAYSEIANRLAELLPEVREVRVVDDPRFQTYTVQVRGPDGTFHPARALSDGTLRFLVLTTLLEDPEARGTLCLEEPENGIHPDRVRPMVRLLRDFAVDPARPVDGDNPLRQVVVNTHSPLVFKEVDSSDVVFLESAERAEGRGHVAIVEAPGGSWRAKYTRHVRPARLRQWEQIEFDFEADAAEE; this is encoded by the coding sequence TCGTGGGCGAGAACGGCGCCGGCAAATCCAACCTCTTCGACGTCATCAACTTCCTGCGACTCCTGATGGACGCCCCCGTGCATGAGGCGTTCGCCCGGACGCGGGAGGTGCAGGGGCGAGCGGCAGACGTTAATTCCATGTTCACGAGCTTCGGGGACTTCCGGGCTCCGGAGGTGCGCATCACCGCGGACATGCTGCTGGAGAGGGAAGTCGAGGACGACTTCGGGACCGGTGCGTCAGCCTGCATTTCCAGCGTGCGCTACGAGATTGCTTTCCGTCCCGATGAGGACCAGCCAGCGGGCGTTGTGCTCGACCACGAGAGTCTCCAACCGACCAGGATCGCCGAGGCGCGCCAGTTGGGTTTCGATGCCAGCAGCGACTTCAAGACCTCCGCGGTCAGCGGTCGGCGGGCCGGCGGGCCGTTTCTTTCAACCAAGGACGGCGCCGCACACGTCCACCAGGAGGGGCATCAGGGTCGCGGGCGCCAGGTGCCGCTGACCCGCACTTCGCGACCGATCATTCAGAGTGCGACGGCGGAGTTTCCCACCCTGCTTGCAGCCCGGCGGGAGATGCAGGGGTGGAAGACGCTCATGCTTGAGCCCACCGCGATGCGGGCCCCGTCGGAGTACGCAGGGCCGCAGCGAATCGATCAGCGGGGCGCCCATCTGGCGGGAGCCCTCCAGCGCCTGCACAAGGGTGCCGGAGCGGCTGCTTACAGCGAGATTGCCAACCGTCTCGCGGAGCTGCTTCCAGAGGTGCGGGAGGTGCGCGTTGTAGACGACCCCCGATTTCAAACGTACACAGTTCAGGTTCGAGGGCCAGATGGGACCTTTCACCCCGCGAGGGCGCTAAGTGACGGCACCCTGCGCTTTCTGGTTCTAACGACTCTCTTGGAGGATCCGGAGGCGCGAGGGACATTGTGTCTCGAGGAACCGGAGAACGGCATTCACCCCGACCGGGTTCGACCGATGGTTCGTCTACTGCGCGACTTCGCGGTTGACCCCGCCCGGCCCGTTGACGGGGACAATCCACTGCGACAGGTCGTGGTCAATACGCACTCACCGTTGGTCTTCAAGGAAGTGGACTCCTCGGACGTTGTCTTTCTCGAGAGCGCGGAGCGAGCGGAAGGACGGGGGCACGTAGCGATTGTCGAGGCGCCTGGGGGATCGTGGCGAGCCAAGTATACCCGCCACGTGCGTCCAGCTAGACTACGTCAGTGGGAGCAGATCGAGTTTGATTTCGAGGCGGATGCCGCTGAGGAATGA